One Synergistaceae bacterium DNA segment encodes these proteins:
- a CDS encoding diacylglycerol kinase → MRYSNIFSRLFHASRYSLEGLYYALKHEQAFQYEFIVLIIIIFAGKSLLLSGAWLAVMCLELINSSVEKAFDLIDKNFRDEIKAGKDMLSSAIFLAVCFNIILWGYAIII, encoded by the coding sequence TTGCGATACAGTAATATTTTTTCGCGGTTATTCCATGCCTCGCGCTATTCTCTGGAAGGTCTATATTATGCGCTGAAACATGAACAGGCCTTCCAGTATGAATTTATCGTGTTGATTATAATAATTTTTGCTGGAAAATCTTTATTGCTTTCAGGGGCTTGGCTTGCTGTGATGTGCCTAGAGTTAATTAATAGTTCAGTAGAGAAAGCATTTGACTTAATCGACAAAAATTTCAGGGACGAGATCAAAGCCGGTAAAGATATGCTCTCAAGTGCTATATTTCTTGCGGTTTGCTTTAATATAATTCTATGGGGGTATGCTATTATAATATAA